In a genomic window of Helianthus annuus cultivar XRQ/B chromosome 10, HanXRQr2.0-SUNRISE, whole genome shotgun sequence:
- the LOC110882578 gene encoding 60S ribosomal protein L27 produces MVKFLKPNKAVVVLNGRFAGRKAVIVRQFDDGTRDRPYGHCLVAGISKYPKKVIRKDSAKKTAKKSRVKAFIKLVNYNHIMPTRYTLDVDLKDVVTADVLTSRDKKVTACKETKDRFEERFKTGKNRWFLSPHPKFH; encoded by the coding sequence ATGGTGAAGTTTCTAAAACCTAACAAGGCAGTAGTCGTCCTGAACGGCCGTTTCGCTGGCCGGAAAGCGGTGATCGTCCGGCAATTCGACGACGGAACCCGCGACCGTCCATACGGCCACTGTCTGGTTGCCGGAATCTCAAAATATCCAAAAAAAGTGATCCGAAAGGACTCTGCGAAGAAGACGGCGAAGAAGTCTCGAGTGAAGGCGTTCATCAAGCTCGTGAACTACAATCATATTATGCCGACGAGGTACACGCTTGATGTAGATCTGAAAGATGTTGTTACGGCTGATGTGCTTACGTCACGTGATAAGAAGGTGACTGCGTGTAAGGAGACCAAGGATAGGTTTGAGGAGCGGTTTAAGACCGGGAAGAACAGGTGGTTTTTATCCCCTCACCCTAAATTTCACTGA